One genomic region from Saccharomyces cerevisiae S288C chromosome XI, complete sequence encodes:
- the FMP46 gene encoding putative redox protein (Putative redox protein containing a thioredoxin fold; the authentic, non-tagged protein is detected in highly purified mitochondria in high-throughput studies), translating into MSFWKTLQRQPRTISLFTNDIASNIKSQKCLQLLKGDVSHRFDVEIANRFPTWDQLQYMRTSCPQGPVSLQRQIPKLDSVLKYKHTDPTFGMDLQKCVQRGLWNPKEALWVDWENKLVGNEPADIDKYIIQRK; encoded by the coding sequence ATGTCgttttggaaaacattGCAGAGACAGCCACGTACCATCTCGTTGTTTACCAATGACATCGCGTCCAATATCAAGTCGCAGAAATGCCTGCAGTTGCTGAAGGGAGACGTCTCTCATCGATTCGACGTGGAAATCGCCAACCGCTTTCCCACGTGGGACCAGCTGCAATACATGAGAACTTCGTGCCCGCAAGGCCCAGTTTCGTTGCAAAGGCAGATTCCAAAGCTGGATTCAGTGCTCAAATACAAGCACACAGACCCGACGTTCGGGATGGACCTGCAGAAGTGTGTCCAGAGGGGACTTTGGAATCCAAAGGAGGCGCTTTGGGTCGACTGGGAAAACAAGTTGGTGGGAAATGAGCCCGCAGACATTGACAAGTACATCATTCAGCGCAAATAA
- the NAP1 gene encoding histone chaperone NAP1 (Histone chaperone and assembly chaperone for Rps6a/b; involved in histone exchange, replacing histone H2A-H2B dimers or histone variant dimers from assembled nucleosomes; promotes solubility of Rps6a, and 40S ribosomal subunit biogenesis; role in transport of H2A and H2B histones to the nucleus; regulates microtubule dynamics during mitosis; interacts with mitotic cyclin Clb2p; controls bud morphogenesis; phosphorylated by CK2; protein abundance increases in response to DNA replication stress), with the protein MSDPIRTKPKSSMQIDNAPTPHNTPASVLNPSYLKNGNPVRAQAQEQDDKIGTINEEDILANQPLLLQSIQDRLGSLVGQDSGYVGGLPKNVKEKLLSLKTLQSELFEVEKEFQVEMFELENKFLQKYKPIWEQRSRIISGQEQPKPEQIAKGQEIVESLNETELLVDEEEKAQNDSEEEQVKGIPSFWLTALENLPIVCDTITDRDAEVLEYLQDIGLEYLTDGRPGFKLLFRFDSSANPFFTNDILCKTYFYQKELGYSGDFIYDHAEGCEISWKDNAHNVTVDLEMRKQRNKTTKQVRTIEKITPIESFFNFFDPPKIQNEDQDEELEEDLEERLALDYSIGEQLKDKLIPRAVDWFTGAALEFEFEEDEEEADEDEDEEEDDDHGLEDDDGESAEEQDDFAGRPEQAPECKQS; encoded by the coding sequence ATGTCAGACCCTATCAGAACGAAACCCAAGTCGTCGATGCAAATCGACAACGCCCCTACGCCTCACAATACCCCAGCATCGGTTCTGAATCCGAGCTATTTGAAAAACGGCAACCCAGTTAGGGCCCAGGCACAGGAGCAGGATGACAAGATCGGCACCATCAACGAGGAGGACATCTTGGCTAACCAACCCCTGTTGTTACAGTCCATCCAGGACAGACTTGGCTCGCTGGTGGGCCAGGACAGCGGGTATGTGGGGGGTCTTCCCAAGAACGTTAAGGAAAAGCTGCTGAGCTTGAAGACTTTACAAAGCGAGCTATTCgaagttgaaaaggaaTTTCAGGTGGAGATGTTTGAGCTAGAGAACAAGTTTCTGCAGAAGTACAAGCCCATTTGGGAGCAGCGGTCCAGGATCATTTCAGGACAAGAGCAACCCAAGCCGGAACAGATCGCAAAGGGCCAAGAGATTGTGGAGTCACTCAATGAGACGGAGTTGTTGGTGGACGAAGAAGAGAAGGCCCAAAATGATTCCGAGGAGGAACAGGTGAAGGGAATTCCCTCATTCTGGCTAACCGCATTAGAGAACTTGCCCATCGTTTGCGACACGATCACTGACCGCGATGCGGAAGTTCTGGAGTACCTGCAAGATATTGGTCTGGAATACTTGACGGATGGTAGACCCGGTTTCAAGCTGTTGTTCAGATTTGATTCTTCCGCCAACCCATTCTTCACCAACGACATTCTGTGCAAGACCTACTTCTACCAGAAGGAGCTCGGTTACTCCGGGGACTTTATCTACGACCACGCAGAAGGCTGCGAGATCAGTTGGAAGGACAACGCCCACAACGTCACTGTGGACCTAGAAATGCGCAAGCAGAGAAACAAGACCACCAAGCAGGTGAGGACCATCGAGAAGATCACTCCCATAGAatcctttttcaacttcttcgaCCCTCCCAAGATCCAAAACGAAGACCAAGACGAGGAGTTGGAGGAAGACCTCGAGGAACGTCTAGCTTTAGACTACTCCATCGGGGAACAACTTAAGGACAAGCTAATTCCTAGAGCCGTGGACTGGTTTACCGGCGCAGCCTTGGAATTCGAGTTCGAGGAggacgaagaagaagcgGACGAGgacgaagacgaagaagaagatgatgatcACGGCTTGGAGGATGACGACGGGGAATCTGCCGAAGAGCAAGACGATTTTGCTGGCAGGCCGGAACAGGCTCCTGAATGCAAGCAGTCATAA